One genomic segment of Leishmania major strain Friedlin complete genome, chromosome 8 includes these proteins:
- a CDS encoding mitochondrial DNA polymerase beta — protein sequence MLRRTFLRRDHRENIIRIFQEMADLNNALGEKYKVSSYHRSIESLKTNLDKPLNTPQDLKAFSGFGTKLLKKAEEIMATGKLEELESKTKPKLKAIQELTQVHGFGPRAAAALFDREGIFTVDELLQKADSIPSLTDQQRVGIKYFYDINEKIPMQESVLHENYLRDKCMEVLGKDFSILICGSYRRRHPFSGDVDAILSRTLDAPPLSEPVAATGVLGHFVEFLESLKYLEATMAQGPLKYMGMGRLPPRIVRDKAGRENTKVYKARRVDIRLIETKSVPTAMLTFTGSKNFNVIMRQAAISKGYLLNEYGLFKLGTPEEARALYERIGIRGKNAGEELGVPKDELEDKRVEVRSEQDVFDVLGMPYAKPENRDP from the coding sequence ATGCTTCGCCGGACGTTCCTGCGTCGCGATCATCGCGAGAACATCATCCGCATCTTCCAGGAGATGGCGGATTTGAACAACGCTCTGGGAGAGAAATACAAGGTGAGCAGCTACCACCGCAGCATCGAGAGTCTCAAGACGAACCTCGACAAGCCCCTCAACACCCCGCAGGACCTGAAGGCGTTCTCCGGCTTCGGCACGAAGCTGCTGAAGAAAGCAGAAGAGATCATGGCCACCGGGAAGctcgaggagctggagagcAAGACGAAGCCGAAGCTCAAAGCCATCCAGGAGCTGACACAGGTGCACGGCTTCGGCCctcgtgccgccgcggcgctcttCGACCGCGAGGGCATCTTCACCGtcgatgagctgctgcagaaggcTGACAGCATTCCGTCGTTGACGGACCAGCAACGTGTCGGCATCAAGTACTTCTACGACATCAACGAAAAGATCCCGATGCAAGAGAGCGTGCTGCATGAGAACTACCTGCGCGATAAGTGCATGGAGGTGCTCGGCAAGGACTTCTCGATTCTTATCTGTGGTAGctaccgccgtcgccacccctTCAGTGGTGATGTGGACGCGATCCTATCACGCACGCtcgacgcgccgccgctgagcgaGCCGGTCGCCGCTACCGGCGTACTAGGGCACTTTGTTGAGTTCCTCGAGAGCCTCAAGTACCTGGAGGCGACCATGGCGCAGGGGCCCCTCAAGTACATGGGGATGGGTCGGCTGCCGCCCCGCATTGTCCGCGACAAGGCTGGTCGCGAGAACACGAAGGTGTACAAGGCGCGCCGCGTGGATATCCGTCTCATCGAGACAAAGAGCGTGCCGACGGCGATGCTCACCTTCACTGGCAGCAAGAACTTCAACGTCATTATGCGCCAGGCCGCCATCAGCAAGGGCTACTTGCTGAACGAATACGGCCTCTTCAAGCTGGGCACAccggaggaggcgcgtgcgctgtACGAGCGCATCGGCATTCGCGGTAAGAATGCTGGCGAGGAGCTTGGCGTCCCAAAGGACGAGCTGGAAGACAAGCGTGTTGAGGTGCGGTCGGAGCAGGATGTGTTCGACGTACTTGGGATGCCCTACGCCAAGCCGGAGAATCGCGACCCGTAA
- a CDS encoding putative mitochondrial DNA polymerase beta-PAK codes for MAAAASVAPVTEPAKVAEVEDPASDAEREADVAAAMATAVELVSKPAVIDDEFSLAPQADDDAAANATSASHSPSAFAAGRASQQQQQELLQSAGVSKVASSASGGSSASGSGNHAGSSGGSSGGKGGKGANSKDTLFFPDYRERVVQIFEQLTQINSALGERFKSQLYGRTVECFKRGDKVFQLLPPNLLPLPEEDPKKKAIIEALYKDDPAAQKKRVEEVERNRAKRSLVLSSDNLIPGLGTKLREKVIEILVTGGLEELHRQEAKPIIRAIRELTQVHGVGPRTAIDYFKKYGISTVAQLRDYAIKAGELDMSNKDSGKPSNLVVCADKSKFHLNDAQRLGLVYYEDMCHRIPHEEGRLHEAFMKLRMRKYLGKDYELVVCGSYRRQVESAGDIDVLITHRRSAAEGGGGSSSSSGGRPLLPPSKVLGAFLAGLKADKYIEATLAQGPTKFMGLCRLRATVTESVSAATGKGKAAKANGKAPTKFRARRLDVRYVDSDSFPAAMLYFTGSKNFNVIMRSEAIKKHCVLNEYGLFRKPTRKQMQHYGVVQKNPDMSFHDMITRLARFDLSAIKDEENELANGSSAEAGGGASGATAAGSGASGDADGAASKKVTAALTKIKKKGRGKTKQELAELHEMAKIVERQRVKACTEREIFEALGMDYVPPKDRSV; via the coding sequence atggctgcagcagcgtccgtCGCACCCGTGACGGAGCCGGCCAAGGTTGCTGAGGTCGAGGATCCTGCCAGTGACGCGGAGCGAGAGGCggatgtggcggcggcaatgGCAACAGCGGTGGAGCTGGTGTCAAAGCCGGCGGTCATCGATGACGAGTTCTCGCTAGCACCGCAGGCGgacgacgatgccgctgccaatgcgacgtcggcgtcgcACTCTCCATCTgccttcgccgccggccgcgcgtcgcagcagcagcagcaggagctgctTCAGAGTGCCGGCGTCTCGAAGGTAGCTTCCAGCGccagtggcggcagcagcgctagCGGATCGGGCAATCATGCCGGCAgtagcggcggcagcagcggtggcaaaGGCGGCAAAGGTGCGAATTCGAAGGACACGCTCTTCTTCCCCGACTACCGCGAGCGCGTCGTGCAGATATTTGAGCAGCTGACGCAGATCAACAGTGCGCTCGGCGAGCGCTTCAAGTCGCAGTTGTACGGGCGCACGGTAGAGTGCTTCAAGCGCGGCGACAAGGTGtttcagctgctgccgccgaacctgctgccgctgcccgaGGAAGACCCGAAGAAAAAGGCGATAATCGAGGCACTCTACAAGGACGACCCTGCGGCGCAGAAGAAgcgcgtggaggaggtggagcgcaaCCGGGCGAAGCGCAGTCTCGTGCTCTCCTCCGACAACCTCATCCCAGGCCTGGGGACGAAGCTGCGGGAAAAAGTAATCGAAATCCTGGTGACGGGTGGcttggaggagctgcaccggCAAGAGGCGAAGCCCATCATTCGCGCCATCCGAGAGCTCACACAGGTGCACGGCGTCGGCCCGCGCACTGCTATCGACTACTTCAAGAAGTACGGCATCAGCACCGTTGCGCAGCTTCGCGACTACGCCATCAAGGCAGGGGAGCTCGACATGAGCAACAAGGACAGCGGTAAGCCGTCGAATCTCGTGGTCTGTGCTGACAAGTCCAAGTTCCACTTGAacgacgcgcagcggctcgggCTTGTCTACTACGAGGACATGTGCCACCGCATCCCGCACGAAGAGGGCCGCCTGCACGAGGCTTTCATGAagctgcgcatgcgcaaGTACCTTGGCAAGGACTACGAGCTTGTTGTGTGTGGTAGCTACCGTCGTCAAGTTGAATCCGCTGGTGATATCGATGTGCTCATTacacacaggcgcagcgcggcggagggcggtggcggcagcagcagcagcagcggtggccgtCCTTTGTTACCACCGTCGAAGGTGCTGGGCGCGTTCCTTGCTGGACTCAAGGCGGACAAGTACATCGAGGCTACGCTAGCGCAGGGGCCGACGAAGTTCATGGGGCtgtgccgtctgcgcgcgACGGTCACCGAATCTGTATCGGCTGCTACGGGCAAGGGCAAGGCAGCGAAGGCGAACGGCAAAGCGCCGACCAAGTtccgcgcgcgccgcctcgatgTCCGCTACGTGGACTCGGACAGCTTCCCTGCAGCAATGCTTTACTTCACCGGCAGCAAGAACTTCAACGTCATTATGCGCAGCGAAGCCATCAAGAAGCACTGCGTCCTCAACGAGTACGGCCTCTTCCGCAAGCCGACGCGTAAGCAGATGCAGCACTACGGTGTTGTGCAGAAGAACCCGGATATGAGCTTCCACGACATGATCACCCGCCTCGCTCGCTTCGACCTCTCCGCCATCAAGGACGAGGAGAATGAGCTCGCCAACGGATCGTCGGCCGAAGCTGGAGGCGGGGCTAGCGGTGCGACTGCTGCCGGGAGCGgtgccagcggcgacgcagacggTGCGGCATCGAAGAAGGTGACGGCTGCGTTGACGAAGATcaagaagaaggggagggggaagacgAAGCAGGAGCTCGCCGAGCTACACGAGATGGCGAAGATtgtggagcggcagcgggttAAGGCGTGCACAGAGCGCGAGATCTTCGAGGCACTGGGCATGGACTACGTCCCTCCAAAAGACCGCAGCGTTTAA
- a CDS encoding putative protein kinase — MNAVDELNLLLGIGPSRPQLPLTLRKSGYVPVRSLGKGSFGQALLVFHEPQQQYFVVKHLNLASMSSRQRHDAHNEINILQKLHHPNIVRYVEYYEEHLHLYIVMEYADGGDVYSLLSSAQTERRLGATGGYGSGSASSARLLGSSPSSAATAGLLSEAQVVNLFVQTTMAVKYMHDRRLLHRDIKSSNIFLTKNHVVKLGDFGISTVLQSTVAMASTMCGTPCYFSPELCQGRPYNSKSDMWALGVLLYELCAGHVPFESTTMKALMRDIVHKQPPRIPAVYSQELWELIVQLLQKDARRRPDAGQVLMSPVLMKHVPDLINQLADNMTNDGNPAPGGVSGACGGEAPPASAAAPPPPPPRQAQQALPPPTKAGGDGVASCAPTAAAAAAALPLSSSPALSSQARTAGKQTPSPPLRAPPKRNPSRGGGEAGAFSIEELVARFDAQKQQIAEAKRRKSGVQAETHGTGGVPHASGADERPRLSPGAVAALRQQGRKGSNAGGGGRGAPTRPSAGGTSPVAAAAAPSRAAFMPPPLPAALRDVGAVDQRRPVELPINPSPLSQQRDSAAAAPAPTAGDADATRQARGGHLSAPGVRGQPYQAPPQRRHIGGQLDENSAPPSAARGAVPALDELSAVLSELSTWRERSVLRQQRQDGHRAHRDDTSRKIGVEAKPQHAGAKADAHVPSPQPPTSPSAATTPPHQLSKCAEQADVHQPGVAEGAPTHEPNGNAASQGKQLRGGGRGAKAGEAHAAEVEMQRVRAAFASPAANRRGSRGDDTDGDESITQSFVDALGTALDVDAVQAASAAAQQQQQQRLSPPPSSAEAGSASCLSGRAPFLQQSMRKTFHVTSEKIDALQPTLMASTVFRHPPSTALLAGTMRGADAAACAGEADTVADVHFTTSCLCGRAATSRGCLSMIYGSFVCSCDACVRFTGSVHGVEWLHLPEVAYGLPALLSLPTPSDAPGGWSTKARPSAGAGAAAAAALRAKAEEAPLNHNQAAEAQRKGGMDGCCAPPPPAQSPGVWPPSSSAGSGAHAGDDTTAALGEANIRAYRHCFQVEAPLQLGEAALRQPAPHTPEGSQRTGGAAATGQRAVYVIYTCLACGSLVGMQHDGVEGLLLPKVTLDAQSLEILSWCAQTVDAEAAELIKLG, encoded by the coding sequence ATGAACGCGGTGGATGAGCTGAACCTGCTGCTGGGCATTGGCCCGTCACGACCCCAGCTGCCCCTCACACTTCGAAAATCCGGCTACGTACCGGTGCGCTCCCTGGGCAAAGGCAGCTTCGGCCAAGCCCTTCTTGTGTTCCATGAGCCGCAACAGCAGTACTTTGTTGTTAAGCACCTAAACCTGGCGTCGATGTCCTCTCGCCAGCGGCACGATGCACACAATGAGATCAATATCCTGCAGAAGCTGCACCACCCTAACATCGTGCGCTACGTCGAGTACTACGAGGAGCACCTGCACCTGTATATCGTCATGGAgtacgccgacggcggcgacgtctACTCCTTGTTGAGCAGTGCGCAGACGGAGCGGAGGCTGGGGGCGACTGGCGGGTacggaagcggcagcgcctcctccgccagaCTGCTGGGGTCGTCGCCATCTtctgccgccactgcagggCTCTTGTCAGAGGCGCAGGTCGTCAACCTCTTCGTGCAGACCACAATGGCGGTGAAGTACATGCACGACCGTcgtctgctgcaccgcgacATCAAGTCGTCCAACATCTTTCTCACCAAGAACCACGTCGTAAAGCTCGGCGACTTTGGCATCAGCACCGTCCTACAGAGCACGGTGGCTATGGCGAGCACCATGTGCGGGACGCCTTGCTACTTCTCTCCTGAACTGTGCCAGGGTCGCCCCTACAACAGCAAGAGCGATATGTGGGCGCTGGGCGTGCTGCTGTACGAGTTGTGTGCAGGCCACGTCCCGTTTGAGTCCACAACAATGAAGGCGTTGATGCGGGACATTGTACACAAGCAGCCGCCTCGCATCCCAGCCGTCTACTCGCAGGAGCTGTGGGAGCTGattgtgcagctgctgcagaaggaCGCGCGGCGACGACCTGACGCTGGCCAGGTGCTCATGTCGCCAGTGTTGATGAAGCACGTGCCGGACCTGATCAACCAGCTCGCCGATAACATGACCAACGACGGTAATCCTGCCCCGGGAGGTGTCAGCGGCGCCTGTGGAGGTGAGGCGCCTcctgcttctgctgccgctccgccacccccaccgccacgacAAGCGCAGCAGGCCCTGCCGCCCCCCACTAAAGCCGGTGGTGACGGTGTTGCGAGTTGCGCACcgactgctgccgccgccgctgctgccctcccgCTGTCATCGTCCCCAGCGTTGTCTTCACAGGCGCGAACCGCCGGAAAGCAgacaccatcaccaccattACGAGCGCCGCCGAAACGAAACCCCtctcgcggcggtggcgaggcCGGTGCCTTCTCCATCGAGGAGCTGGTCGCTCGCTTCGATGCACAGAAGCAGCAAATTGCAGAGGCGAAGAGACGCAAGTCTGGCGTTCAAGCGGAGACGCATGGCACAGGCGGCGTACCCCACGCGTCTGGCGCCGATGAGCGACCACGTCTCTCGCCAGGTGCAGTTGCCGCCCTTCGACAGCAGGGACGCAAGGGGAGTAACGCGGGGGGTGGAGGCAGGGGGGCGCCCACGCGACCCTCGGCGGGTGGTACATCCCCGgttgcggcagcggccgccccTTCGCGGGCGGCCTTcatgccaccaccgctcccAGCGGCGCTCCGCGATGTAGGCGCCGTCGACCAGCGCCGCCCGGTAGAGCTACCCATCAACCCGTCGCCTCTCTCCCAACAGCGCGacagcgcggctgccgcgccggcgcccacTGCCGGAGACGCCGATGCGACGCGGCAAGCCCGCGGAGGCCATTTGAGCGCGCCAGGAGTACGTGGCCAACCGTACCAGGcgcctccgcagcggcggcacatcGGTGGTCAGCTCGACGAGAATTCCGCGCCACCATCGGCCGCTCGCGGCGCGGTGCCAGCATTAGACGAGCTGAGCGCGGTGCTGTCGGAGCTGTCCACCTGGAGAGAGCGCAGTgttctgcggcagcagcgtcaggaCGGCCATCGCGCACACCGAGACGACACAAGTCGCAAGATCGGCGTTGAGGCAAAACCACAGCATGCCGGCGCGAAGGCGGACGCCCACGTTCCCTCTCCGCAACCGCCGACATCGCCGTCTGCGGCTACCACGCCGCCCCATCAGCTGAGTAAGTGCGCAGAGCAGGCAGATGTCCATCAGCCTGGGGTGGCCGAGGGCGCGCCGACCCACGAACCCAACGGCAACGCCGCATCCCAAGGAAAGCAGCTGCGTGGGGGAGGCCGTGGCGCAAAGGCTGGCGAGGCGCATGCAGCCGAAGTAGAAATGCAGCGTGTGAGGGCtgccttcgcctcccccGCGGCCAAcaggcgcggcagccgcggcgacgacaccGACGGTGACGAAAGCATCACACAGAGTTTTGTCGATGCGCTTGGCACGGCGCTGGACGTCGATGCCGTTCAGGccgcctctgcagcagcgcagcaacagcagcagcaacgtcTGTCGCCACCACCTTCATCGGCGGAGGCTGGCAGCGCTTCATGCCTCTCAGGGCGGGCACCGTTCCTGCAGCAGTCTATGAGGAAAACCTTCCATGTCACGAGCGAGAAGATCGATGCTCTGCAGCCCACGCTGATGGCCAGCACGGTGTTTCGCCATCCCCCttccacggcgctgctggctggGACGATGCGTGgtgctgacgccgctgcctgcgcgGGGGAGGCCGATACCGTAGCCGACGTGCACTTCACGACGTCCTGCCTCTGCGGTCGTGCCGCGACTTCGCGCGGCTGCCTCTCCATGATCTACGGCAGTTTTGTGTGCTCCTGTGACGCGTGCGTCCGATTCACAGGCTCCGTGCATGGGGTGGAGTGGCTGCATCTACCCGAAGTGGCCTATGGGCTGCCGGCACTGCTGTCCTTGCCCACGCCGTCGGATGCACCGGGCGGGTGGTCGACGAAGGCGAGGCCCAGCGcaggtgccggcgccgctgccgctgcggcgctgcgtgccaaggctgaggaggcgccgctgaACCACAACCAGGCGGCAGAGGCACAGCGGAAGGGCGGCATGgatggctgctgcgccccaccgccaccagcgcagTCTCCCGGCGTCTGGCCCCCGTCCTCGAGCGCGGggagcggcgcacacgcgggcGATgacaccacagcagcacttGGCGAGGCCAACATCCGAGCCTACAGGCACTGCTTTCAAGTCGAAGCGCCGTTGCAGCTGGGGGAGGCGGCCCTGCGCCAACCTGCGCCGCATACACCAGAAGGGTCCCAGCGCacaggcggcgcggcagcaacagggCAAAGGGCTGTGTATGTCATCTACACCTGCCTCGCCTGCGGCTCCCTCGTCGGGATGCAGCACGACGGCGTGGAGGGGCTTCTGCTACCCAAGGTCACGCTTGATGCGCAAAGCCTCGAAATTCTGTCCTGGTGCGCGCAGACAGTCGACGCTGAGGCAGCGGAGCTGATCAAGCTGGGCTGA